One genomic window of Streptomyces sp. NBC_01276 includes the following:
- a CDS encoding ABC transporter permease: protein MSAGTFTPRPGAAPVSRMIVAQTALETRMLLRNGEQLLLTVIIPALLLTLFSAVDIVDTGAGKSVDFLAPGVLALAVMSTAFTGQAIATGFDRRYGVLKRLGASPLPRWALMASKTLSVLVTEVLQVALLTVIALALGWSPQGNPLSVAALLLLGTAAFSGLGLLMAGTLRAEATLAAANLVFLLLLVGGGVIVPLEKFPGAVQSALGLLPISALSDGLREVLRHGSALPWGDAAVLAVWAVLGLGAAAKFFRWE, encoded by the coding sequence ATGAGCGCCGGTACGTTCACCCCCCGTCCGGGGGCCGCGCCCGTGTCCCGCATGATCGTCGCGCAGACGGCACTGGAGACCCGGATGCTGCTGCGCAACGGGGAGCAGCTGCTGCTCACCGTGATCATCCCGGCGCTGCTGCTGACCCTGTTCTCCGCCGTGGACATCGTGGACACGGGTGCCGGGAAGTCCGTCGACTTCCTCGCGCCGGGCGTCCTCGCGCTCGCCGTGATGTCCACCGCCTTCACCGGGCAGGCCATCGCCACCGGCTTCGACCGCCGCTACGGAGTGCTCAAGCGGCTCGGGGCCTCCCCGCTGCCGCGCTGGGCGCTGATGGCCTCCAAGACCCTGTCGGTGCTGGTCACCGAGGTCCTCCAGGTCGCCCTGCTGACGGTGATCGCCCTCGCGCTCGGCTGGTCCCCGCAGGGGAACCCGCTGTCGGTCGCCGCCCTGCTGCTGCTCGGCACGGCCGCGTTCTCCGGGCTCGGGCTGCTGATGGCGGGCACCCTCAGGGCCGAGGCCACGCTGGCCGCCGCCAACCTGGTGTTCCTGCTCCTGCTGGTCGGCGGCGGGGTGATCGTGCCGCTGGAGAAGTTCCCCGGCGCCGTGCAGTCCGCCCTGGGGCTGCTGCCGATCTCGGCGCTCTCCGACGGCCTGCGCGAGGTGCTCCGGCACGGGAGCGCGCTGCCCTGGGGCGACGCGGCGGTCCTGGCCGTCTGGGCCGTGCTGGGACTGGGAGCGGCCGCGAAGTTCTTCCGCTGGGAGTGA